TGAACAATTTACGGACAACATCTTGATCTCGTAATCTGGCAAAAGCAAGTCTACGATTGGCGACGGTGTCTTTCTTTGCCAAGGTGATCAGCGGCTCAGCAAATATACGCAATTCTTTGGCTTTGTATACGCCGGTTTCAATGGCATCATGTTTAAACAATGCCACAGCAAGATGCTTCATTGTGGCTTTGCGGTGCGCGGTGTCTCTGCCTAGTCTTCTACCTGCTTTTCGATGTCGCATAATTATTCATCCTCATCCATGTCATCGGCAAAATCGCCGTCATCATCTTCGTTTAATAATTCTTCCTCATCGGGATCTTTTGGGGCTTCA
The Candidatus Hydrogenedentota bacterium genome window above contains:
- the rplQ gene encoding 50S ribosomal protein L17 → MRHRKAGRRLGRDTAHRKATMKHLAVALFKHDAIETGVYKAKELRIFAEPLITLAKKDTVANRRLAFARLRDQDVVRKLFTVIGPAFADRPGGYTRIMRLGRKLGDGSENARIELVGLGEYKVD